A stretch of Desulfotalea psychrophila LSv54 DNA encodes these proteins:
- the flgK gene encoding flagellar hook-associated protein FlgK, with translation MAGLFNALNAGRTSLEVSQKQIEISGNNIANVNTKGYSKQSAKLSPYPAMNFGGFFVGQGVKVTDVDRQHNTFISNQLVNKSVDYGYENSKTASFAEIERIFSVSKDNLAGDIDHFFDSWQELSTKPTDVVLRDITLQKGSVLAAKFNNSANELDQVQKNIGAQLKSGVSEVNNKLKQLGELNDRIYQIENNGQTANGARDSRESLLQELAQTIGAQSYELSSGMVNVQLPSGLPLVNGNSASTIETVQNGPTVGLKLHTTGATRELGTKSMGGEFAGLLDLQDEVIPALEDNLNQLAYSLITKVNELHQGGAGLDGSTGHLFFEEPPHTNDVPIDPATGPSKDNWQDAARAMKVSLSGAAQVAAAQKPTDGTSSKVGDNTNALKIADLSYALVVNGTDSFNSFYGKITSTIGIGSNQNKLNLKGAEDALVQVKNLRDSAAGVSLEEEMISLIQFQNSFQSSAKFLSTVDELMDTLLNMR, from the coding sequence ATGGCCGGTTTATTTAATGCCCTCAATGCAGGACGCACCTCGCTTGAGGTAAGTCAGAAACAGATTGAAATTTCAGGTAACAATATAGCTAATGTCAACACCAAAGGCTATTCCAAACAATCTGCCAAGCTTAGTCCCTACCCAGCAATGAACTTTGGCGGCTTCTTTGTCGGTCAAGGCGTCAAAGTGACTGACGTTGATCGACAGCATAATACCTTTATCAGCAATCAGTTGGTGAATAAATCCGTTGACTACGGTTACGAAAACAGCAAGACAGCAAGCTTTGCAGAAATCGAACGGATCTTCAGCGTCTCAAAGGATAATCTGGCAGGTGACATAGATCATTTCTTTGATTCCTGGCAGGAGCTGTCAACCAAACCCACCGACGTTGTCCTCCGTGATATAACCCTGCAAAAAGGTAGTGTCCTTGCTGCCAAGTTTAACAACAGCGCCAACGAACTTGACCAGGTACAAAAAAACATCGGGGCTCAGCTTAAATCAGGAGTGTCCGAGGTCAATAATAAGCTGAAGCAACTTGGTGAATTAAACGACCGTATCTATCAGATCGAAAACAACGGACAAACAGCAAACGGTGCCCGAGATTCTCGTGAGTCCCTCCTCCAAGAGCTGGCCCAAACAATCGGTGCCCAGTCCTATGAACTCAGTAGCGGCATGGTCAATGTGCAACTACCCTCCGGCCTCCCCCTAGTCAACGGAAATTCAGCATCCACCATCGAGACCGTACAGAATGGTCCAACTGTGGGCCTGAAACTCCACACTACTGGAGCAACAAGAGAGCTTGGCACCAAGAGCATGGGTGGAGAATTCGCTGGTCTGTTGGATCTACAGGATGAGGTTATCCCCGCCTTGGAAGACAATTTGAACCAACTTGCCTATAGTTTAATTACCAAGGTCAACGAGCTTCACCAGGGTGGCGCCGGCCTCGACGGCAGCACAGGGCACCTCTTTTTTGAAGAACCACCCCACACAAACGATGTGCCGATAGATCCTGCCACAGGTCCAAGCAAAGATAATTGGCAGGATGCCGCAAGAGCAATGAAGGTATCACTCTCCGGAGCAGCTCAGGTCGCAGCGGCTCAAAAGCCAACCGACGGGACATCGTCCAAGGTTGGAGATAACACCAATGCCCTTAAGATTGCCGATTTAAGCTATGCCCTTGTCGTTAACGGCACAGACAGCTTTAATTCTTTTTATGGCAAAATCACCTCAACAATCGGCATTGGCAGCAACCAGAACAAACTCAACCTTAAGGGTGCTGAAGATGCCCTTGTCCAGGTGAAAAATTTACGAGATAGTGCTGCTGGTGTATCCCTTGAAGAGGAGATGATCAGTCTCATTCAATTTCAAAACAGCTTTCAGTCATCCGCCAAATTTCTCTCCACGGTGGACGAGTTAATGGACACCCTCCTTAATATGCGATAG
- a CDS encoding flagellar biosynthesis anti-sigma factor FlgM — translation MINYIGTGNLNQINSVKKSLPTQPEQNTVTDGQFTSALNNAQSPTKAMNTAESTRADRIAAIKTQVAEGSYKPDMEKVSASLLQFLVKEN, via the coding sequence ATGATTAACTATATTGGAACTGGCAATCTCAACCAAATTAACAGTGTAAAAAAGAGTCTGCCAACCCAACCAGAACAAAACACTGTAACAGATGGACAGTTTACCTCTGCCCTTAACAACGCTCAATCACCAACAAAAGCAATGAATACAGCAGAATCCACCCGAGCAGATCGGATTGCAGCGATTAAAACACAGGTCGCTGAGGGATCGTACAAGCCTGATATGGAAAAAGTTTCTGCCTCTCTTCTTCAATTCTTAGTCAAGGAAAATTAA
- the flgF gene encoding flagellar basal-body rod protein FlgF, which translates to MVSGKYSALSGALSRQQAISTISNNLANVNTTGFKKNTLSFESILNNQQQNSAEGINYSRVGKSSTDFKQGTFKPTENPMDLAIQGKAFFKVQGVNGALYTRRGDFGLRGDNVLTTRHGLPILSEAGGEITIPDAETSKIAFGEDGTIYILGKQGRREEVGKIGLFEIDDPSLLKNAGDTSFSLEQGGQETISQESSLLQGNLEVANVNMVAAMAQLIDNQRAFETLNKAIKSYSTISDQQDKLGSLG; encoded by the coding sequence ATGGTCTCAGGAAAATATAGTGCCCTGAGTGGCGCGCTTTCACGACAACAGGCAATTTCTACTATCAGCAACAACCTGGCAAATGTGAACACCACGGGGTTCAAAAAAAACACCCTCAGCTTTGAATCAATCCTCAATAATCAACAGCAAAACAGCGCCGAAGGAATTAACTACAGCCGTGTCGGCAAAAGCAGCACCGACTTTAAGCAGGGAACATTTAAGCCAACAGAAAACCCCATGGATCTCGCCATCCAAGGTAAGGCCTTTTTCAAGGTTCAGGGAGTAAACGGTGCCCTCTACACAAGACGCGGAGACTTTGGGCTTCGAGGAGATAATGTCCTTACCACCAGACATGGGCTACCGATCCTCAGTGAGGCAGGTGGAGAGATCACCATTCCCGATGCTGAAACCTCGAAAATAGCCTTTGGCGAAGACGGTACCATCTATATCCTGGGAAAACAGGGCCGCCGGGAAGAGGTCGGCAAGATCGGTCTCTTTGAAATTGATGACCCATCTCTTCTAAAAAATGCAGGCGATACGAGCTTTTCCCTTGAGCAGGGTGGGCAGGAGACCATCAGTCAGGAATCATCTCTTCTGCAGGGAAACCTCGAGGTGGCAAACGTCAATATGGTTGCAGCCATGGCCCAGCTTATCGATAACCAAAGGGCCTTTGAAACACTCAACAAGGCTATAAAGAGTTATTCCACAATAAGTGACCAACAAGACAAGCTTGGCTCTCTTGGCTAA
- a CDS encoding FliA/WhiG family RNA polymerase sigma factor: MIDIFPTTPPGPTPNQLVDDHLYLVDILVSRMVSQVPSFMSRDDMRSAGMFGLFDASKKFDASKNILFKTFAEYRIRGAIFDEMRKLDWFSRSLRDKHNKIGRAILALELKLGRDPEEFEIAQSLNMNLDAYHNLLGQVSHLGCVSLNEVLDNSQEGRSFLDSLVDKRKNNTPTAFIEQQELNIKIAEILDQLSEKEKLVISLYYYEELSQKEIAEVIGVSEGRISQLHSQSLIKLKLKMQNQLF, translated from the coding sequence ATGATCGATATTTTTCCAACCACACCTCCAGGGCCAACCCCCAATCAACTTGTTGACGACCACCTCTACCTTGTGGATATCTTGGTCTCACGCATGGTTTCTCAGGTGCCCTCTTTTATGAGTCGAGATGATATGCGTAGCGCCGGCATGTTTGGTCTATTTGATGCCTCTAAAAAATTCGACGCCTCAAAAAACATTCTCTTTAAAACCTTTGCTGAATACCGTATTCGAGGAGCGATATTTGATGAGATGCGTAAGCTTGACTGGTTTTCCCGTTCCCTAAGAGATAAGCACAACAAAATAGGCAGGGCTATTTTAGCACTGGAATTAAAACTTGGCCGTGACCCGGAAGAATTTGAAATAGCACAGTCACTCAACATGAATCTTGATGCCTACCACAACCTTCTTGGTCAGGTGAGCCATCTTGGCTGTGTAAGCCTCAATGAAGTTCTGGACAACTCTCAAGAGGGCAGATCTTTTCTTGATTCTCTGGTGGACAAACGAAAAAACAATACCCCTACAGCCTTTATCGAACAGCAAGAGCTCAATATCAAAATTGCAGAAATTCTTGACCAACTCTCAGAAAAAGAAAAGTTGGTTATATCTCTCTACTACTATGAAGAGCTCTCCCAAAAAGAAATTGCTGAGGTAATCGGCGTATCAGAGGGACGTATCTCCCAATTACATAGCCAGTCTCTTATTAAGTTAAAGCTTAAAATGCAAAACCAACTTTTTTAA
- a CDS encoding rod-binding protein translates to MDFKVDIRTQHTATKISPTNKKSRDLQNLKTSCQEFESIYVNEMLKTARKTIPEGGLFEKSNGTEIFEGMLDMEQARKISQNSSLGLANAMYKQMAHLIEDRKE, encoded by the coding sequence ATGGACTTCAAAGTAGATATTCGCACCCAACATACAGCAACAAAGATCTCCCCAACAAACAAGAAAAGCCGGGACCTGCAAAATCTCAAGACATCCTGCCAGGAGTTTGAGAGCATCTATGTCAATGAAATGCTTAAAACAGCACGAAAAACCATCCCGGAAGGTGGCCTATTCGAAAAAAGCAATGGCACAGAGATATTTGAAGGAATGCTTGACATGGAACAAGCCCGCAAAATATCACAGAATTCCTCCCTGGGACTAGCAAACGCCATGTATAAACAGATGGCACATCTTATTGAAGATCGCAAAGAGTAA
- the flgA gene encoding flagellar basal body P-ring formation chaperone FlgA: MRIILTTLMLFSIFLQPAMALEAIFQSHAQVKAKIVRLGDVVSFSEKDPRVSALTSQRIAQSPSLGKSLVLNQQTILRQLASQGILPPDIRWSGAQEIEIRRQGVTIPPEKISQIIDAYLVGKAKKMPDIALSFSPNSLPLPFLLPPGKLSWEIIPSRAEILGSSRFSIIFKIDGKVQKNLSIRGKLKAIAPVLVAREALRRDTELSPNNFSIIRRDISNISDPLFSARQAEGQRLRRRIRKDDVIRASSLEHVPVVHRGDRVKIHLLSGNLQVVTLGVARADGGVHDFIRVQNINSKKIIYCQVVAPGIVKVKL; this comes from the coding sequence ATGAGAATAATACTGACAACCCTGATGCTCTTCAGCATTTTTTTACAACCGGCAATGGCCCTTGAGGCTATATTTCAGAGCCACGCCCAGGTAAAAGCAAAAATAGTAAGACTTGGTGATGTGGTCTCCTTTTCAGAAAAAGACCCACGCGTCTCGGCTCTGACCAGCCAAAGAATTGCCCAATCACCCTCGCTAGGAAAGAGCCTCGTTCTCAACCAGCAAACCATACTGCGCCAACTCGCCTCACAGGGAATACTGCCCCCCGACATCCGTTGGTCGGGAGCGCAAGAGATAGAGATAAGGCGACAGGGAGTCACCATCCCTCCTGAAAAAATATCTCAAATTATTGACGCCTATCTTGTCGGCAAAGCAAAAAAAATGCCAGACATAGCGCTCTCTTTTTCGCCAAATTCTTTACCCCTGCCCTTTCTCCTGCCGCCAGGAAAACTCTCCTGGGAAATAATCCCTTCCCGGGCAGAGATACTAGGGAGCTCTCGTTTTTCAATCATTTTCAAAATAGACGGCAAGGTACAGAAAAACCTCTCCATCAGAGGAAAGCTTAAGGCAATAGCTCCTGTTCTGGTCGCCCGAGAAGCACTTCGCCGAGACACAGAACTTTCCCCTAATAATTTCTCTATTATACGTCGGGACATAAGCAATATAAGCGACCCTCTTTTTTCTGCCAGACAGGCAGAAGGACAACGACTTCGACGCAGGATTAGAAAGGATGACGTCATCCGAGCCTCATCCCTTGAACATGTTCCCGTTGTTCATCGCGGCGATCGAGTTAAAATCCATCTCCTGTCGGGTAATCTCCAGGTAGTTACCCTCGGTGTAGCAAGAGCCGATGGAGGCGTGCACGATTTTATCCGAGTACAAAACATTAACTCAAAAAAAATCATATATTGTCAGGTGGTAGCACCCGGCATCGTGAAGGTTAAACTCTAA
- a CDS encoding flagellar protein FlgN, with the protein MAPRSTHQRLQRLHELLLEERDCAKKLNINGMLAVVREKEDLIQILSGGTAIDDSSKPLAEKVRDENRRNAFLFKTTLGWIRATMEFLSKKTVMNTYSAAAVTVPAGTNGRILSGKI; encoded by the coding sequence ATGGCCCCGAGATCGACCCACCAACGACTACAAAGACTTCATGAGCTCCTGCTAGAGGAACGTGATTGTGCCAAGAAACTCAATATCAATGGAATGTTGGCAGTAGTTCGGGAAAAGGAAGACCTCATCCAAATACTCAGTGGGGGCACAGCCATTGATGACAGCAGTAAGCCTCTTGCTGAAAAGGTACGTGACGAAAATCGCCGTAATGCCTTCCTGTTCAAGACTACCCTTGGTTGGATTCGTGCAACCATGGAATTTCTTAGCAAGAAGACTGTAATGAATACATACTCAGCTGCCGCCGTAACAGTTCCCGCAGGAACAAACGGCAGAATACTCTCAGGGAAAATTTGA
- the flhF gene encoding flagellar biosynthesis protein FlhF: protein MQFKVFEAKDMKTGLRRIKEELGPDALIISTRTIKNGKLGLLSKSTLEITASIDSTPVSSLANRQSRRAVPPARAPQEYRPTIHHVADDPVELPPFSDSAPVPEIFSTPEKAEKAEKESSPKRDDSATEEKFMAEMDDLKNLVRNLAGEVGKLQSREPEGKTTHLQASNHPLYGNPAFNMLCARGVSEELATDITLCCQKNFDSKEIHDAESILSQLKQHIKGKIEVNPLLKEINEQQCIALVGPTGVGKTTTLAKLAAAKLSSGSASIAMITIDTYRIAAVEQLKVYGEIMNIPVDVVITPEQLESSLLRHRDCELILIDTAGRSPKDDFSIDELANFLRPEFNIEKHLVLSTTSRESELAETIRQFGRLGIDSTVYTKIDECSQLGVILNTQLHNKTPISYMTNGQRVPEDFIDISPKCIAELIMSTN from the coding sequence ATGCAATTTAAAGTATTTGAAGCAAAAGACATGAAAACGGGCCTGCGAAGAATCAAGGAAGAACTTGGTCCCGATGCCCTTATCATCTCCACAAGAACCATAAAAAATGGCAAACTTGGCTTGCTTAGCAAGTCTACTCTTGAAATTACCGCGTCCATTGACAGCACTCCCGTCAGCAGCTTGGCAAACAGACAGAGCAGAAGAGCAGTGCCACCTGCAAGAGCACCTCAAGAATACAGGCCAACCATTCATCATGTAGCGGACGACCCGGTCGAACTCCCTCCGTTCTCAGACAGCGCCCCTGTACCCGAAATATTTTCCACCCCTGAGAAAGCTGAGAAAGCAGAGAAAGAGAGTAGCCCCAAAAGAGATGACTCTGCCACGGAAGAAAAATTCATGGCCGAGATGGATGATTTAAAAAACCTCGTAAGAAACCTTGCAGGAGAGGTGGGCAAACTGCAAAGCAGAGAGCCGGAAGGCAAAACCACTCACCTGCAAGCAAGCAATCATCCTCTTTATGGCAACCCGGCATTCAATATGCTCTGTGCCAGAGGCGTCAGTGAAGAGTTGGCTACCGACATAACCCTCTGCTGTCAAAAGAACTTCGACAGCAAAGAGATACATGACGCCGAAAGCATACTCTCCCAACTCAAGCAACACATTAAGGGAAAAATAGAGGTAAACCCCCTTCTAAAAGAGATCAACGAACAACAGTGCATTGCCCTGGTGGGTCCAACAGGAGTTGGCAAGACAACAACCCTGGCAAAACTGGCCGCCGCCAAATTGAGTTCAGGATCTGCCTCGATCGCAATGATTACCATCGACACCTATAGAATTGCAGCCGTTGAACAACTCAAAGTTTACGGAGAGATAATGAACATCCCCGTAGACGTTGTTATTACCCCAGAGCAACTTGAATCCTCACTCTTGAGACATAGAGATTGCGAGCTTATCCTCATAGATACAGCAGGCCGTAGCCCTAAAGATGACTTTTCCATAGACGAGCTGGCAAATTTTCTCCGCCCCGAGTTCAATATTGAAAAACACCTTGTTCTCTCAACCACATCAAGAGAAAGTGAACTAGCCGAAACCATTCGACAATTTGGTAGGCTTGGTATTGACAGCACAGTATACACCAAGATAGACGAATGCTCACAACTCGGAGTAATTCTCAATACGCAACTACATAACAAGACACCCATTTCCTATATGACAAACGGACAACGTGTACCAGAGGACTTTATTGACATAAGCCCTAAATGTATTGCAGAACTTATCATGTCGACCAACTAA
- the flgG gene encoding flagellar basal-body rod protein FlgG yields the protein MFRSLWTGTTGMQAQQLNIDIIANNLANVNTTGFKKSSADFQDLLYQTMKVPGSQTSPDTESPTGILVGLGVKPAAVTKVFTQGDLIQTENELDVAIQGRGFFQIEAPDGNIKYTRAGAFKRDSNGRMTSSDGYPLIPEITIPSGAKQVSIGETGIVSVKLDSDSTETEIGTIELAGFTNPAGLAAIGKNLFEETGASGTATIGIPGEEGYGTLIQQYLEGSNVNLVAEMAAMISTQRAYEINSSMVKTSDQMMQTVNDLA from the coding sequence ATGTTTAGATCACTTTGGACCGGCACCACCGGCATGCAAGCCCAACAACTCAACATTGACATCATTGCCAACAATCTGGCAAACGTGAACACCACAGGCTTTAAGAAAAGTTCTGCTGATTTCCAGGATCTTCTCTATCAAACCATGAAGGTTCCAGGTAGCCAAACATCACCGGACACAGAATCTCCCACGGGCATCTTGGTAGGACTTGGCGTAAAACCCGCCGCAGTTACCAAGGTTTTTACCCAGGGTGATCTTATCCAAACAGAAAACGAACTCGATGTTGCCATCCAGGGACGCGGCTTCTTCCAGATTGAAGCCCCCGACGGCAACATCAAATACACCAGAGCCGGAGCCTTTAAAAGAGATTCCAATGGCCGCATGACCTCCTCGGATGGCTACCCACTCATTCCTGAAATCACCATCCCCAGCGGGGCCAAGCAAGTATCCATCGGCGAAACAGGAATTGTCAGTGTCAAACTCGATAGCGACTCAACCGAGACAGAAATTGGCACCATAGAACTTGCCGGTTTTACCAACCCGGCAGGTCTGGCCGCCATCGGTAAAAACCTTTTTGAAGAGACAGGCGCATCCGGAACAGCCACCATCGGTATTCCCGGTGAAGAGGGCTATGGAACCCTTATCCAACAATATCTTGAAGGATCCAACGTCAATCTGGTAGCAGAAATGGCGGCCATGATCAGCACCCAAAGAGCCTATGAAATTAACTCATCAATGGTGAAAACCTCGGATCAAATGATGCAAACCGTCAACGATCTTGCCTAA
- a CDS encoding flagellar basal body L-ring protein FlgH yields MTYRRIPLYLSCLFLLALSGCNSKRPPLVEIPEPLEELQTMSPATRQAGSLWDSNQNSLFSDRKASNVGDIVTVLIEEKSSASKNASTKTGKDSSIGASIPNLFGLEKSSIIANNHIDMNNLIGASFKNDFKGAGSTSRSGTLSAALSTQVIVKYPNGQLKIRGGKEVMVNNEVQVIYLTGIIRPVDITAANTINSDKILNARISYTGKGALGDKQEPGWLTRSLDHVWPF; encoded by the coding sequence ATGACATATAGACGAATCCCCCTTTACCTGAGCTGTCTTTTCCTCCTTGCCCTTAGCGGCTGTAACAGCAAAAGACCACCTCTGGTGGAAATACCGGAGCCCCTTGAAGAACTGCAGACCATGAGTCCTGCCACCCGTCAAGCCGGATCACTCTGGGACAGCAACCAAAACTCTCTATTTTCCGACAGAAAGGCCAGTAATGTAGGCGACATTGTCACTGTCCTCATCGAAGAAAAATCAAGTGCCAGCAAAAATGCCTCCACTAAGACAGGGAAGGATTCCAGCATTGGCGCCTCGATCCCAAACCTGTTCGGACTTGAAAAGAGCAGCATCATCGCCAACAACCACATTGATATGAATAATCTTATCGGAGCAAGCTTTAAAAACGACTTTAAAGGCGCAGGAAGCACCAGCCGCAGCGGCACCCTCTCCGCAGCCCTCAGCACCCAGGTTATCGTAAAATACCCCAATGGCCAGCTGAAAATACGAGGTGGCAAGGAGGTCATGGTCAACAACGAGGTGCAAGTAATCTATCTTACTGGAATCATAAGACCCGTTGATATTACCGCAGCTAACACCATCAACTCGGATAAAATCCTCAACGCCCGTATCAGCTACACCGGCAAAGGTGCCCTAGGCGATAAACAAGAGCCGGGTTGGCTCACACGTAGCCTAGACCACGTCTGGCCCTTTTAA
- a CDS encoding MinD/ParA family protein — MLTSYQETNDQAGTLRSISPQQPNSLTARDTTVYSITSGKGGVGKTAITANLAYSLALCGKKVLILDADLGLANIDVVFGLTPRYNLNHFFAGEQDLESILIEGPLGIQILPAGSGIPNFTHLSSDLKRRLLQGLDAMHSRFDYVLIDTEAGISDNVTYFNTTAQEIMVITTPEPTAITDAYALMKLLSTQFHEKKFNLVVNQIESEDDALDVYRKLTLVSNRYLDISIDYLGSIPQDRQMIDAIRRQRVLSELQPGSKVATSFSRLAGRICVEPNNRHHKGNVQFFWQRLLNFGTGE; from the coding sequence ATGCTGACCTCATATCAAGAGACAAATGACCAGGCGGGCACCCTACGTTCCATCAGCCCCCAGCAGCCAAACAGCCTGACAGCAAGAGACACCACTGTCTACTCCATCACCTCGGGAAAGGGCGGGGTGGGCAAGACCGCCATTACGGCAAACCTAGCCTACTCCCTCGCCCTCTGTGGCAAAAAAGTACTGATCCTTGACGCCGATCTTGGCCTAGCCAATATTGATGTTGTCTTTGGACTCACCCCCCGCTACAATCTCAATCACTTTTTTGCAGGAGAGCAGGATCTCGAGTCCATTCTCATTGAAGGACCACTTGGCATACAGATTCTCCCTGCAGGCTCGGGCATTCCCAATTTCACTCACCTCAGCTCGGATCTGAAACGGCGGCTCCTCCAGGGCCTGGATGCCATGCACAGCCGTTTTGACTATGTCCTCATAGATACCGAGGCGGGAATTTCCGACAACGTCACCTACTTCAACACGACCGCGCAGGAGATAATGGTGATCACCACGCCTGAGCCCACGGCAATAACAGATGCCTACGCCTTGATGAAACTTCTCTCTACTCAGTTTCACGAGAAAAAATTCAACCTCGTTGTCAACCAAATCGAGAGCGAAGACGACGCTCTCGACGTTTATCGAAAACTCACCCTTGTCTCCAATCGCTATCTCGATATCTCCATTGATTATCTTGGCTCCATCCCCCAGGACAGACAAATGATTGACGCAATTCGCAGGCAGCGGGTACTCAGCGAACTACAACCAGGATCCAAGGTGGCCACCTCATTTAGCAGACTTGCCGGCCGCATCTGCGTTGAACCGAATAACCGTCATCACAAGGGCAATGTTCAATTTTTCTGGCAACGTCTTCTCAACTTTGGTACAGGCGAATGA
- a CDS encoding flagellar basal body P-ring protein FlgI — protein sequence MFFSRKIRSLLLTPKRRWSLILTLCLIFTGINFSTSNDVQASRIKDIAQLHGVRSNQLIGYGLITGLNGTGDDMKKSAFTLQAIYNMMTRSGITLNPSEMKSIKIKNVAAVMVTASLPPFASSGSKIDIQVSSMGDAKSLAGGTLLMTPLKGVDNRVYAIAQGPLAIGAFSFGGKSAQAQKNHPNAGRIPDGATVEDTVLVDIGADGTLTYQLANADFTTANNMTRAINKKFGKDTAYPLDSGSVTINIPPHFSKRVVQFVANVESIDITADSVARVVVNERTGTVVMGQNVRLSTVAVSHGNLNLIIRESFDVSQPAPLADGETVITPSTEISVTEEEGQLVVLNMKNDVSIGEIANALNAIGATPRDLIAIFQAIKAAGAMHGELIVL from the coding sequence ATGTTTTTTTCAAGAAAGATAAGATCACTATTACTTACCCCTAAGCGCAGATGGAGCCTCATACTCACCCTCTGCCTCATATTCACCGGCATAAACTTTTCTACCAGCAATGACGTACAGGCATCACGGATCAAAGATATAGCCCAGCTCCACGGAGTACGCAGCAATCAACTCATTGGCTACGGACTGATTACAGGGCTCAACGGTACAGGTGATGATATGAAGAAATCTGCCTTTACCCTACAGGCCATTTATAACATGATGACCCGAAGTGGTATTACCCTTAACCCCTCTGAGATGAAGTCCATTAAGATAAAAAATGTAGCTGCAGTCATGGTGACGGCAAGCCTGCCACCCTTTGCCAGTTCCGGCTCTAAAATTGACATTCAAGTTTCTTCCATGGGAGATGCCAAATCTCTAGCTGGCGGCACCCTGCTCATGACCCCCCTGAAGGGGGTAGATAACAGGGTCTATGCCATTGCCCAAGGACCACTTGCCATAGGTGCATTTTCCTTTGGTGGCAAATCTGCCCAGGCCCAAAAAAACCACCCAAATGCAGGCAGAATTCCAGACGGAGCAACGGTGGAAGATACTGTTCTGGTTGATATTGGCGCTGATGGCACCCTTACCTACCAGCTGGCAAATGCCGATTTCACCACAGCCAACAACATGACAAGGGCAATCAATAAAAAGTTTGGCAAGGATACCGCCTATCCCCTTGACTCCGGCAGCGTTACCATAAATATTCCACCGCATTTTTCCAAACGGGTGGTGCAATTTGTTGCAAACGTAGAAAGTATTGATATTACAGCAGATTCAGTTGCAAGGGTTGTTGTTAACGAAAGAACTGGAACCGTTGTCATGGGCCAAAATGTGAGACTTTCAACGGTTGCCGTCTCCCACGGTAACCTCAACCTGATTATTCGTGAAAGTTTTGATGTAAGCCAACCGGCCCCCCTTGCCGATGGCGAAACGGTCATTACGCCAAGTACAGAGATCTCCGTCACAGAAGAAGAGGGCCAGCTTGTTGTCCTTAACATGAAAAACGATGTCTCCATCGGCGAAATAGCAAATGCCCTTAACGCTATCGGCGCCACACCACGGGACCTCATTGCCATATTCCAGGCAATAAAGGCCGCAGGAGCCATGCACGGAGAGTTAATAGTTCTGTAA